From a single Natronorubrum tibetense GA33 genomic region:
- the rpl4p gene encoding 50S ribosomal protein L4 — protein sequence MEATVRDLDGDDAGSIELPAVFETTYRPDLIARAVRVAQANRKQAYGADEFAGMRTPAESFGSGRGMAHVPRQDGRARRVPQAIKGRKSHPPKAEKDQSDSINTKAKKLAVRSAIAATTDADLVAERGHQFDDDAEIPVVVSDEFEDLQKTKEVVSFLEAAGLADDIERADEGRSVRSGQGKARGRKYKTPTSILFVTASESGPSRAARNLAGADVTTAAEVNAEELAPGAQPGRLTVWTESALEEVADR from the coding sequence ATGGAAGCAACAGTACGAGACCTGGACGGCGACGACGCGGGCTCGATCGAGCTCCCGGCGGTCTTCGAGACCACTTACCGCCCGGACCTGATCGCCCGCGCCGTTCGCGTCGCCCAGGCAAACCGAAAACAGGCCTACGGTGCCGACGAGTTCGCGGGCATGCGAACGCCCGCGGAATCGTTCGGTAGCGGTCGCGGGATGGCTCACGTTCCACGTCAGGACGGCCGCGCACGACGCGTCCCCCAGGCGATCAAAGGACGGAAGTCACACCCACCGAAGGCCGAGAAGGACCAGTCCGACTCGATCAACACGAAAGCGAAAAAACTCGCCGTCCGTAGCGCCATCGCGGCGACGACGGACGCCGACCTGGTCGCCGAGCGCGGCCACCAGTTCGACGACGACGCGGAGATTCCCGTCGTCGTGAGCGACGAGTTCGAAGACCTCCAGAAGACGAAGGAAGTCGTCTCGTTCCTCGAGGCCGCCGGTCTCGCGGACGACATCGAACGCGCCGACGAAGGTCGGAGCGTCCGATCCGGACAGGGGAAAGCCCGTGGCCGGAAGTACAAGACGCCGACGTCGATTCTGTTCGTCACCGCCAGTGAGTCCGGCCCGTCCCGTGCGGCCCGGAACCTCGCTGGTGCCGACGTGACGACGGCTGCGGAGGTCAACGCCGAAGAGCTCGCACCCGGCGCACAGCCGGGTCGACTGACCGTCTGGACCGAGAGCGCACTCGAGGAGGTGGCAGACCGATGA
- a CDS encoding 50S ribosomal protein L3 codes for MPQANSPRKGSLGFGPRQRATSEVPRFNSWPDDDGQPTLQGFAGYKAGMTHVVMVDDKANSPTEGMEQTVPVTIVETPPMRAVALRAYEATPYGMKPVTEVWTDEFVTELDRVLDVPGDDYDADAAEDELRGYLEEGRVDDVRVITHTVPGSIPSMPKKKPDVMETRVGGGSVEDRVDFALETVADGGEHVMNDVFRAGEYVDASGVTKGKGTQGPVKRWGVQKRKGKHARQGWRRRIGNLGPWNPSRVRSTVPQQGQTGYHQRTELNKRLVDIGDGADATVDGGFVNYGEVDGPHALIKGSLPGPNKRLVRFRPAIRPGDQPRLDPEVRYVSTASNQG; via the coding sequence ATGCCACAAGCAAATTCACCACGCAAAGGCTCACTCGGGTTCGGCCCACGACAGCGTGCGACCAGCGAGGTCCCACGCTTTAACTCGTGGCCGGACGACGACGGACAGCCAACGCTCCAGGGATTCGCGGGCTACAAGGCCGGCATGACCCACGTCGTTATGGTCGACGATAAAGCGAACTCGCCGACCGAGGGGATGGAACAGACCGTCCCCGTAACGATCGTGGAGACGCCGCCGATGCGCGCGGTCGCACTACGAGCGTACGAAGCAACGCCATACGGCATGAAGCCGGTCACCGAGGTCTGGACCGACGAGTTCGTTACCGAACTCGATCGCGTCCTCGACGTCCCCGGTGATGACTACGACGCCGACGCCGCCGAAGACGAGCTTCGGGGCTACCTCGAAGAAGGACGCGTCGACGACGTTCGCGTTATCACGCATACGGTTCCAGGGAGCATTCCCTCGATGCCGAAGAAGAAACCGGACGTGATGGAGACGCGAGTCGGCGGCGGCTCCGTCGAGGATCGCGTCGACTTCGCCCTCGAGACCGTCGCAGACGGCGGCGAGCACGTCATGAACGACGTGTTCCGCGCGGGCGAGTACGTCGACGCGAGCGGTGTCACGAAAGGGAAAGGGACCCAGGGCCCCGTCAAACGCTGGGGCGTCCAGAAACGAAAGGGCAAGCACGCCCGGCAGGGATGGCGGCGCCGCATCGGGAACCTCGGTCCGTGGAACCCGTCCCGTGTTCGGTCGACGGTCCCACAGCAGGGACAGACCGGTTACCACCAGCGGACGGAACTGAACAAACGCCTCGTCGATATCGGCGACGGCGCAGACGCGACGGTCGACGGTGGCTTCGTCAACTACGGCGAAGTCGACGGACCGCACGCGCTGATCAAGGGCTCGCTCCCCGGGCCGAACAAGCGCCTCGTGCGCTTCCGCCCGGCGATCCGACCCGGAGACCAGCCGCGCCTCGATCCCGAGGTACGCTACGTCTCCACCGCATCTAACCAGGGATAA
- a CDS encoding putative RNA uridine N3 methyltransferase encodes MTVSILVPSSLTREAEDKREATRKLGYVARAATIFRADRLIVYPDRDGETGRFDGGFVSTVLRYAATPPYLRNEAWGMRDELEYAGILPPLRAMSQTGSESDGSGSSRQGIVTEVGPEGRVRVNCGLQHPISLNVPPKMEVEEGERVTVRISSRRPVRAKLVDDPLPGLSVERTDLSAALGREDAGVRIAASRFGENLTVGRLETLAGRVERDGMTVAFGAPERGLPDILDIEASAVAPADGTGDADDGVEPTADPGFDLWLNTVPDQGSEVVRTEEALFASLAPLSLRE; translated from the coding sequence ATGACCGTCAGCATACTCGTCCCGTCGTCGCTCACCCGTGAAGCCGAGGACAAACGCGAGGCAACTCGCAAACTCGGATACGTCGCCCGCGCGGCGACGATCTTCCGGGCCGATCGCCTAATCGTCTATCCCGACCGGGATGGCGAAACCGGGCGATTCGACGGCGGGTTCGTAAGCACCGTCTTGCGGTACGCCGCAACGCCGCCATACCTCCGCAACGAGGCATGGGGGATGCGGGACGAACTGGAGTATGCGGGCATCCTGCCGCCGCTCCGCGCCATGTCACAGACCGGCTCCGAATCTGACGGTTCGGGGTCGTCAAGACAAGGAATCGTGACCGAGGTCGGACCTGAAGGGCGCGTCCGGGTCAATTGCGGCTTGCAACACCCGATCTCCCTCAACGTTCCTCCGAAAATGGAGGTCGAAGAGGGGGAGCGCGTGACCGTCAGGATCTCTTCGCGACGACCGGTCCGGGCGAAACTCGTCGACGATCCCCTTCCGGGATTGTCGGTCGAGCGGACGGACCTCTCCGCAGCACTCGGCCGTGAGGACGCCGGCGTCCGTATCGCAGCTTCCCGGTTCGGTGAGAATCTCACCGTCGGGCGGCTCGAGACGTTGGCCGGACGCGTCGAACGGGACGGGATGACCGTCGCGTTCGGGGCGCCCGAACGAGGGCTGCCGGACATCCTCGACATCGAGGCTTCCGCTGTCGCCCCCGCGGATGGAACGGGCGACGCGGACGACGGAGTCGAACCCACTGCCGATCCGGGGTTCGACCTCTGGCTAAATACGGTTCCGGACCAGGGAAGCGAGGTCGTGCGAACGGAGGAGGCTCTGTTCGCCTCGCTCGCTCCCCTCTCACTGAGAGAGTGA
- a CDS encoding RNA-guided endonuclease InsQ/TnpB family protein, whose amino-acid sequence MEHSHRYRAYPSNEVAMAAEHHINVHRQLYNHVKWDYTNSPDDKPSEYAQNNKLPEWKRQWPVFSELHSKAAQATVARFHRNLSNLRKKKKKGQKVGWLKRQSPSEYRSVTYNQSGFDLDNKRGRDGYAYVRFSKVGWVKIRYHRPLPDHATIKEVTLKKETTGEWFVSFSLETDDEYVPEKPALDSLDASNSVGIDLGILNYIHTSDGKTVDWLDLEDEYERLRREQRKLSRKQHGSNNYEKQRRTVAKVKRKIRRKVLDYQHKLTTWLVTEYDAVFVEDLNVAGMLQGDENARNKQDVAWRQFITLLKYKGDLYGTHVVQAPARGTTKECACCGVETAKPIWVREHSCPSCGFETDRDANAAMNVLKRGFAELGLGWPESTPVETVTATDTADFQRVSASHVVETGSPAP is encoded by the coding sequence ATGGAACACAGCCACCGTTACCGCGCTTACCCAAGCAACGAGGTAGCGATGGCTGCTGAACATCACATCAACGTTCATCGCCAACTCTACAACCACGTCAAATGGGACTACACGAACAGTCCCGACGACAAACCAAGCGAATACGCCCAGAACAACAAGCTTCCCGAGTGGAAGCGACAGTGGCCCGTGTTCAGCGAGTTACACTCAAAAGCTGCTCAAGCCACCGTCGCACGCTTCCACCGAAACCTCTCGAACCTTCGAAAAAAGAAAAAGAAGGGACAGAAAGTCGGGTGGCTCAAACGGCAATCACCCAGCGAGTACCGAAGTGTCACGTACAACCAGTCAGGCTTCGACCTCGATAACAAGAGGGGGCGCGACGGGTACGCCTACGTGCGATTCAGTAAAGTCGGCTGGGTGAAGATTCGCTACCACCGACCACTCCCTGACCACGCTACTATCAAAGAAGTCACGCTGAAAAAGGAGACGACTGGCGAGTGGTTCGTCTCATTCAGCCTCGAAACCGACGACGAATACGTTCCCGAGAAACCCGCGTTAGACTCACTCGACGCGAGCAACAGCGTGGGAATCGACCTTGGGATCCTCAACTACATCCACACGAGTGACGGCAAGACAGTGGATTGGCTCGACCTCGAAGACGAATACGAACGACTCCGCCGCGAACAACGCAAACTCTCCCGGAAGCAACACGGGTCGAACAACTACGAGAAACAACGCCGAACAGTTGCCAAGGTAAAACGGAAGATTCGCCGGAAGGTACTTGACTACCAGCACAAGTTGACGACGTGGCTCGTCACAGAGTACGACGCCGTGTTCGTGGAAGACCTCAACGTCGCTGGTATGCTTCAAGGGGACGAGAATGCTCGGAACAAGCAGGATGTGGCGTGGCGACAGTTCATCACTTTGCTCAAATACAAGGGCGACTTGTACGGTACACACGTCGTGCAAGCGCCTGCTCGTGGAACAACGAAAGAGTGTGCGTGTTGTGGTGTGGAGACAGCGAAGCCAATCTGGGTTCGTGAACACTCATGTCCATCGTGTGGATTTGAGACGGATAGGGATGCGAACGCGGCAATGAACGTATTGAAGCGCGGTTTTGCTGAATTAGGGCTGGGATGGCCCGAATCAACGCCCGTGGAGACTGTGACCGCTACGGACACCGCTGATTTCCAGCGAGTGTCTGCAAGTCACGTCGTAGAAACGGGAAGCCCCGCCCCTTGA
- a CDS encoding HalOD1 output domain-containing protein, which yields MQTELPTADDANDLQYDQTNDRYVFHHDFESTATITTTIVHAIASIADTDVSQGEFSLYDSVDPDALDRIFSKKADGTERSGGHIAFTALEHEVYVYANGDVIVYPPTETSRHGQPS from the coding sequence ATGCAAACTGAACTCCCTACCGCTGACGATGCGAACGACCTCCAGTACGACCAGACCAACGACCGCTACGTCTTCCACCACGATTTCGAAAGCACGGCGACGATCACTACGACGATCGTCCACGCCATCGCCTCGATTGCGGACACCGACGTCTCCCAGGGCGAGTTCTCTCTCTACGACAGCGTCGACCCGGACGCGCTCGATCGCATCTTCAGCAAGAAGGCCGACGGCACCGAACGCTCCGGCGGTCACATCGCCTTCACCGCGCTCGAGCACGAGGTGTACGTCTACGCGAACGGCGACGTCATCGTCTACCCGCCGACGGAGACGAGCCGCCACGGCCAGCCGAGCTGA
- a CDS encoding MTH1187 family thiamine-binding protein produces MTVIALLSVAPVVEGSMSGEIAKAVEALEAYDVEYETNPMGTVIETDDIDELFAAAQAAHEAVDHDRVSTVLKIDDKRNRDTNAAAKVEAVEGHLGRAATNTDE; encoded by the coding sequence ATGACCGTAATCGCACTCCTGAGCGTCGCACCGGTGGTCGAGGGGAGCATGTCCGGCGAGATCGCGAAGGCCGTCGAGGCGCTCGAGGCGTACGACGTCGAGTACGAGACGAATCCGATGGGGACGGTAATCGAGACGGACGACATCGACGAACTCTTCGCGGCCGCACAGGCGGCCCACGAAGCGGTCGACCACGATCGCGTCAGCACCGTGTTGAAGATCGACGATAAACGGAACCGAGACACGAACGCGGCGGCAAAAGTCGAGGCCGTGGAGGGGCATCTCGGTCGGGCAGCGACGAACACGGACGAATAA
- a CDS encoding universal stress protein, with the protein MYTVLVPIDEQPDRVSAQVEAVLDLPNAADNVAVELLHVRKELEFADSDDDVEIGKIRSDLSVDDIDDPVETISLAVEELVEAGVDTTVHTATGNPAAAIVDVANTFDVDELVVGARRQSPVGKVLFGSVAQSVILDTDRPVKVVPA; encoded by the coding sequence ATGTACACAGTACTCGTCCCGATCGACGAACAACCAGACCGAGTGAGCGCACAGGTCGAGGCCGTTCTCGATCTGCCGAACGCAGCGGACAACGTCGCCGTCGAACTGCTGCACGTCAGGAAAGAACTCGAGTTTGCCGACAGCGACGACGACGTGGAGATCGGGAAGATTCGGTCCGATCTCTCGGTCGACGACATCGACGACCCGGTCGAAACGATCTCGCTGGCCGTCGAAGAACTGGTTGAGGCCGGCGTCGATACCACCGTTCACACGGCAACCGGCAATCCCGCTGCGGCCATCGTCGACGTCGCAAACACGTTTGATGTCGACGAACTCGTCGTCGGTGCCCGCAGACAGTCACCCGTCGGGAAGGTCCTGTTCGGCAGCGTCGCCCAGTCCGTCATCCTCGATACGGATCGGCCGGTCAAGGTTGTCCCCGCCTGA
- a CDS encoding heavy-metal-associated domain-containing protein, translating to MEQTILEVTGMACDGCEATVVEALEAIEGVSSVTADHEENEVRVEHDGATVDEATVSGTVEAAGYEVVA from the coding sequence ATGGAACAAACGATACTCGAAGTTACCGGCATGGCGTGTGATGGCTGTGAAGCGACCGTAGTCGAGGCTCTCGAGGCCATCGAGGGGGTCTCGTCCGTGACGGCGGACCACGAGGAGAACGAGGTTCGCGTCGAACACGACGGGGCGACCGTCGACGAAGCGACGGTCAGCGGGACGGTCGAAGCGGCCGGCTACGAGGTCGTCGCCTAA